The Symphalangus syndactylus isolate Jambi chromosome 8, NHGRI_mSymSyn1-v2.1_pri, whole genome shotgun sequence genome includes a window with the following:
- the TRMT5 gene encoding tRNA (guanine(37)-N1)-methyltransferase isoform X1: MTLSLSAANSDDVIEGTPIHPRPTADRYRSGRILWRPFGFSRRLLKLESHSITESKSLIPLAWTSLTQMLLEAPGIFLLGQRRFSTMPEIETHERDSELFSPPSDVRGMTKLDRTAFKKTVNIPVLKVRKEIVNKLMRPLKRAALQRPGIRRVIEDPEDKESRLIMLDPCKIFTHDSFEKAELSVLEQLNVSPQISKYNLELTYENFKSEEILRAVLPEGQDVTSGFSRVGHIAHLNLRDHQLPFKHLIGQVMIDKNPGITSAVNKINIIDNMYRNFQMEVLSGEQNMMTKVRENNYTYEFDFSKVYWNPRLSTEHSRITELLRPGDVLFDVFAGVGPFAIPVAKKNCTVFANDLNPESHKWLLHNCKLNKVDQKVKVFNLDGKDFLQGPVKEELMQLLGLSKERKPSVHVVMNLPAKAIEFLSAFRWLLDGQPCSSEFLPIVHCYSFSKDANPAEDVRQRAGAVLGISLEACSSVHLVRNVAPNKEMLCITFQIPAAVLYKNQTRNPENHEDPPLKRQRTAEAFSDEKTQIASNT; the protein is encoded by the exons ATGACGCTCTCCCTCTCCGCGGCGAACAGTGATGATGTCATAGAAGGCACGCCCATCCACCCGCGACCCACAGCCGATCGGTACCGGAGCGGGAG gatcttATGGAGGCCATTTGGATTCTCAAGAAGACTTCTGAAACTGGAAAGCCATAGCATAACTGAATCAAAGTCATTGATTCCACTAGCTTGGACATCCCTGACACAGATGCTTTTGGAAGCACCTGGTATTTTCTTACTGGGTCAAAGAAGATTCTCAACCATGCCAGAAATAGAAACACATGAGAGAGACTCTGAATTGTTTTCACCACCTTCTGATGTCCGAGGCATGACAAAACTTGATAGAACAGCTTTTAAAAAGACAGTCAACATTCCAGTGCTTAAAGTGAGGAAAGAAATAGTCAATAAATTGATGCGACCCCTAAAAAGGGCAGCATTGCAACGCCCAGGCATAAGACGTGTGATTGAAGATCCGGAAGATAAAGAAAGTAGACTAATCATGTTGGATCCCTGTAAAATATTTACTCATGATTCCTTTGAGAAAGCAGAACTCAGTGTTTTAGAGCAGCTTAATGTCAGTCCACAGATCTCTAAATACAATTTGGAACTAACATATGAAAACTTTAAGTCAGAAGAAATCTTGAGAGCTGTGCTTCCTGAAGGTCAAGATGTAACTTCAGGGTTTAGCAGGGTTGGACATATTGCACACCTAAACCTTCGAGATCATCAGCTGCCTTTCAAACATTTAATTG gcCAGGTTATGATTGACAAAAATCCAGGAATCACCTcagcagtaaataaaataaatattattgacaATATGTACCGAAATTTCCAAATGGAAGTGCTATCTGGAGAGCAGAACATGATGACAAAG GTTCGAGAAAACAACTACACCTAtgaatttgatttttcaaaagtcTATTGGAATCCTCGTCTGTCTACAGAACACAGCCGTATCACAGAACTTCTCAGACCTGGGGATGTCCTATTTGATGTTTTTGCTGGGGTTGGGCCCTTTGCCATTCCAGTAGCAAAGAAAAATTGCACTGTATTTGCCAATGATCTCAATCCTGAATCTCATAAATGGCTGTTGCACAACTGTAAATTAAATAAAGTGGACCAAAAGGTGAAAGTCTTCAACTTGGATGGGAAAGACTTCCTCCAAGGACCAGTCAAAGAAGAGTTAATGCAGCTGCTGGgtctgtcaaaagaaagaaaaccctctGTGCACGTTGTCATGAACTTGCCAGCAAAAGCTATAGAGTTTCTTAGTGCTTTCAGATGGCTTTTAGATGGGCAGCCATGCAGCAGTGAGTTCCTTCCCATAGTGCATTGTTACAGCTTTTCTAAAGATGCTAACCCTGCTGAGGATGTTCGGCAAAGGGCTGGAGCTGTGTTAGGCATTTCTCTGGAGGCATGCAGTTCAGTTCACCTGGTAAGAAATGTGGCCCCAAACAAGGAAATGCTGTGCATCACCTTTCAGATTCCTGCCGCTGTACTCTACAAGAACCAGACCAGAAATCCAG AGAATCATGAAGATCCGCCTCTTAAAAGGCAGAGGACAGCTGAAGCCTTTTCAGATGAAAAAACACAAATTGCTTCAAACACTTAA
- the TRMT5 gene encoding tRNA (guanine(37)-N1)-methyltransferase isoform X3: protein MVLWILWRPFGFSRRLLKLESHSITESKSLIPLAWTSLTQMLLEAPGIFLLGQRRFSTMPEIETHERDSELFSPPSDVRGMTKLDRTAFKKTVNIPVLKVRKEIVNKLMRPLKRAALQRPGIRRVIEDPEDKESRLIMLDPCKIFTHDSFEKAELSVLEQLNVSPQISKYNLELTYENFKSEEILRAVLPEGQDVTSGFSRVGHIAHLNLRDHQLPFKHLIGQVMIDKNPGITSAVNKINIIDNMYRNFQMEVLSGEQNMMTKVRENNYTYEFDFSKVYWNPRLSTEHSRITELLRPGDVLFDVFAGVGPFAIPVAKKNCTVFANDLNPESHKWLLHNCKLNKVDQKVKVFNLDGKDFLQGPVKEELMQLLGLSKERKPSVHVVMNLPAKAIEFLSAFRWLLDGQPCSSEFLPIVHCYSFSKDANPAEDVRQRAGAVLGISLEACSSVHLVRNVAPNKEMLCITFQIPAAVLYKNQTRNPENHEDPPLKRQRTAEAFSDEKTQIASNT, encoded by the exons ATGGTGCTTTG gatcttATGGAGGCCATTTGGATTCTCAAGAAGACTTCTGAAACTGGAAAGCCATAGCATAACTGAATCAAAGTCATTGATTCCACTAGCTTGGACATCCCTGACACAGATGCTTTTGGAAGCACCTGGTATTTTCTTACTGGGTCAAAGAAGATTCTCAACCATGCCAGAAATAGAAACACATGAGAGAGACTCTGAATTGTTTTCACCACCTTCTGATGTCCGAGGCATGACAAAACTTGATAGAACAGCTTTTAAAAAGACAGTCAACATTCCAGTGCTTAAAGTGAGGAAAGAAATAGTCAATAAATTGATGCGACCCCTAAAAAGGGCAGCATTGCAACGCCCAGGCATAAGACGTGTGATTGAAGATCCGGAAGATAAAGAAAGTAGACTAATCATGTTGGATCCCTGTAAAATATTTACTCATGATTCCTTTGAGAAAGCAGAACTCAGTGTTTTAGAGCAGCTTAATGTCAGTCCACAGATCTCTAAATACAATTTGGAACTAACATATGAAAACTTTAAGTCAGAAGAAATCTTGAGAGCTGTGCTTCCTGAAGGTCAAGATGTAACTTCAGGGTTTAGCAGGGTTGGACATATTGCACACCTAAACCTTCGAGATCATCAGCTGCCTTTCAAACATTTAATTG gcCAGGTTATGATTGACAAAAATCCAGGAATCACCTcagcagtaaataaaataaatattattgacaATATGTACCGAAATTTCCAAATGGAAGTGCTATCTGGAGAGCAGAACATGATGACAAAG GTTCGAGAAAACAACTACACCTAtgaatttgatttttcaaaagtcTATTGGAATCCTCGTCTGTCTACAGAACACAGCCGTATCACAGAACTTCTCAGACCTGGGGATGTCCTATTTGATGTTTTTGCTGGGGTTGGGCCCTTTGCCATTCCAGTAGCAAAGAAAAATTGCACTGTATTTGCCAATGATCTCAATCCTGAATCTCATAAATGGCTGTTGCACAACTGTAAATTAAATAAAGTGGACCAAAAGGTGAAAGTCTTCAACTTGGATGGGAAAGACTTCCTCCAAGGACCAGTCAAAGAAGAGTTAATGCAGCTGCTGGgtctgtcaaaagaaagaaaaccctctGTGCACGTTGTCATGAACTTGCCAGCAAAAGCTATAGAGTTTCTTAGTGCTTTCAGATGGCTTTTAGATGGGCAGCCATGCAGCAGTGAGTTCCTTCCCATAGTGCATTGTTACAGCTTTTCTAAAGATGCTAACCCTGCTGAGGATGTTCGGCAAAGGGCTGGAGCTGTGTTAGGCATTTCTCTGGAGGCATGCAGTTCAGTTCACCTGGTAAGAAATGTGGCCCCAAACAAGGAAATGCTGTGCATCACCTTTCAGATTCCTGCCGCTGTACTCTACAAGAACCAGACCAGAAATCCAG AGAATCATGAAGATCCGCCTCTTAAAAGGCAGAGGACAGCTGAAGCCTTTTCAGATGAAAAAACACAAATTGCTTCAAACACTTAA
- the TRMT5 gene encoding tRNA (guanine(37)-N1)-methyltransferase isoform X2 — translation MVQGRYQPAQGCSLPCAAWAQKHREVTHPPRILWRPFGFSRRLLKLESHSITESKSLIPLAWTSLTQMLLEAPGIFLLGQRRFSTMPEIETHERDSELFSPPSDVRGMTKLDRTAFKKTVNIPVLKVRKEIVNKLMRPLKRAALQRPGIRRVIEDPEDKESRLIMLDPCKIFTHDSFEKAELSVLEQLNVSPQISKYNLELTYENFKSEEILRAVLPEGQDVTSGFSRVGHIAHLNLRDHQLPFKHLIGQVMIDKNPGITSAVNKINIIDNMYRNFQMEVLSGEQNMMTKVRENNYTYEFDFSKVYWNPRLSTEHSRITELLRPGDVLFDVFAGVGPFAIPVAKKNCTVFANDLNPESHKWLLHNCKLNKVDQKVKVFNLDGKDFLQGPVKEELMQLLGLSKERKPSVHVVMNLPAKAIEFLSAFRWLLDGQPCSSEFLPIVHCYSFSKDANPAEDVRQRAGAVLGISLEACSSVHLVRNVAPNKEMLCITFQIPAAVLYKNQTRNPENHEDPPLKRQRTAEAFSDEKTQIASNT, via the exons ATGGTCCAGGGGAGGTACCAGCCCGCCCAGGGCTGCTCTCTGCCTTGTGCTGCATGGGCACAGAAACATCGCGAGGTCACCCACCCGCCTAG gatcttATGGAGGCCATTTGGATTCTCAAGAAGACTTCTGAAACTGGAAAGCCATAGCATAACTGAATCAAAGTCATTGATTCCACTAGCTTGGACATCCCTGACACAGATGCTTTTGGAAGCACCTGGTATTTTCTTACTGGGTCAAAGAAGATTCTCAACCATGCCAGAAATAGAAACACATGAGAGAGACTCTGAATTGTTTTCACCACCTTCTGATGTCCGAGGCATGACAAAACTTGATAGAACAGCTTTTAAAAAGACAGTCAACATTCCAGTGCTTAAAGTGAGGAAAGAAATAGTCAATAAATTGATGCGACCCCTAAAAAGGGCAGCATTGCAACGCCCAGGCATAAGACGTGTGATTGAAGATCCGGAAGATAAAGAAAGTAGACTAATCATGTTGGATCCCTGTAAAATATTTACTCATGATTCCTTTGAGAAAGCAGAACTCAGTGTTTTAGAGCAGCTTAATGTCAGTCCACAGATCTCTAAATACAATTTGGAACTAACATATGAAAACTTTAAGTCAGAAGAAATCTTGAGAGCTGTGCTTCCTGAAGGTCAAGATGTAACTTCAGGGTTTAGCAGGGTTGGACATATTGCACACCTAAACCTTCGAGATCATCAGCTGCCTTTCAAACATTTAATTG gcCAGGTTATGATTGACAAAAATCCAGGAATCACCTcagcagtaaataaaataaatattattgacaATATGTACCGAAATTTCCAAATGGAAGTGCTATCTGGAGAGCAGAACATGATGACAAAG GTTCGAGAAAACAACTACACCTAtgaatttgatttttcaaaagtcTATTGGAATCCTCGTCTGTCTACAGAACACAGCCGTATCACAGAACTTCTCAGACCTGGGGATGTCCTATTTGATGTTTTTGCTGGGGTTGGGCCCTTTGCCATTCCAGTAGCAAAGAAAAATTGCACTGTATTTGCCAATGATCTCAATCCTGAATCTCATAAATGGCTGTTGCACAACTGTAAATTAAATAAAGTGGACCAAAAGGTGAAAGTCTTCAACTTGGATGGGAAAGACTTCCTCCAAGGACCAGTCAAAGAAGAGTTAATGCAGCTGCTGGgtctgtcaaaagaaagaaaaccctctGTGCACGTTGTCATGAACTTGCCAGCAAAAGCTATAGAGTTTCTTAGTGCTTTCAGATGGCTTTTAGATGGGCAGCCATGCAGCAGTGAGTTCCTTCCCATAGTGCATTGTTACAGCTTTTCTAAAGATGCTAACCCTGCTGAGGATGTTCGGCAAAGGGCTGGAGCTGTGTTAGGCATTTCTCTGGAGGCATGCAGTTCAGTTCACCTGGTAAGAAATGTGGCCCCAAACAAGGAAATGCTGTGCATCACCTTTCAGATTCCTGCCGCTGTACTCTACAAGAACCAGACCAGAAATCCAG AGAATCATGAAGATCCGCCTCTTAAAAGGCAGAGGACAGCTGAAGCCTTTTCAGATGAAAAAACACAAATTGCTTCAAACACTTAA
- the TRMT5 gene encoding tRNA (guanine(37)-N1)-methyltransferase isoform X4 → MLLEAPGIFLLGQRRFSTMPEIETHERDSELFSPPSDVRGMTKLDRTAFKKTVNIPVLKVRKEIVNKLMRPLKRAALQRPGIRRVIEDPEDKESRLIMLDPCKIFTHDSFEKAELSVLEQLNVSPQISKYNLELTYENFKSEEILRAVLPEGQDVTSGFSRVGHIAHLNLRDHQLPFKHLIGQVMIDKNPGITSAVNKINIIDNMYRNFQMEVLSGEQNMMTKVRENNYTYEFDFSKVYWNPRLSTEHSRITELLRPGDVLFDVFAGVGPFAIPVAKKNCTVFANDLNPESHKWLLHNCKLNKVDQKVKVFNLDGKDFLQGPVKEELMQLLGLSKERKPSVHVVMNLPAKAIEFLSAFRWLLDGQPCSSEFLPIVHCYSFSKDANPAEDVRQRAGAVLGISLEACSSVHLVRNVAPNKEMLCITFQIPAAVLYKNQTRNPENHEDPPLKRQRTAEAFSDEKTQIASNT, encoded by the exons ATGCTTTTGGAAGCACCTGGTATTTTCTTACTGGGTCAAAGAAGATTCTCAACCATGCCAGAAATAGAAACACATGAGAGAGACTCTGAATTGTTTTCACCACCTTCTGATGTCCGAGGCATGACAAAACTTGATAGAACAGCTTTTAAAAAGACAGTCAACATTCCAGTGCTTAAAGTGAGGAAAGAAATAGTCAATAAATTGATGCGACCCCTAAAAAGGGCAGCATTGCAACGCCCAGGCATAAGACGTGTGATTGAAGATCCGGAAGATAAAGAAAGTAGACTAATCATGTTGGATCCCTGTAAAATATTTACTCATGATTCCTTTGAGAAAGCAGAACTCAGTGTTTTAGAGCAGCTTAATGTCAGTCCACAGATCTCTAAATACAATTTGGAACTAACATATGAAAACTTTAAGTCAGAAGAAATCTTGAGAGCTGTGCTTCCTGAAGGTCAAGATGTAACTTCAGGGTTTAGCAGGGTTGGACATATTGCACACCTAAACCTTCGAGATCATCAGCTGCCTTTCAAACATTTAATTG gcCAGGTTATGATTGACAAAAATCCAGGAATCACCTcagcagtaaataaaataaatattattgacaATATGTACCGAAATTTCCAAATGGAAGTGCTATCTGGAGAGCAGAACATGATGACAAAG GTTCGAGAAAACAACTACACCTAtgaatttgatttttcaaaagtcTATTGGAATCCTCGTCTGTCTACAGAACACAGCCGTATCACAGAACTTCTCAGACCTGGGGATGTCCTATTTGATGTTTTTGCTGGGGTTGGGCCCTTTGCCATTCCAGTAGCAAAGAAAAATTGCACTGTATTTGCCAATGATCTCAATCCTGAATCTCATAAATGGCTGTTGCACAACTGTAAATTAAATAAAGTGGACCAAAAGGTGAAAGTCTTCAACTTGGATGGGAAAGACTTCCTCCAAGGACCAGTCAAAGAAGAGTTAATGCAGCTGCTGGgtctgtcaaaagaaagaaaaccctctGTGCACGTTGTCATGAACTTGCCAGCAAAAGCTATAGAGTTTCTTAGTGCTTTCAGATGGCTTTTAGATGGGCAGCCATGCAGCAGTGAGTTCCTTCCCATAGTGCATTGTTACAGCTTTTCTAAAGATGCTAACCCTGCTGAGGATGTTCGGCAAAGGGCTGGAGCTGTGTTAGGCATTTCTCTGGAGGCATGCAGTTCAGTTCACCTGGTAAGAAATGTGGCCCCAAACAAGGAAATGCTGTGCATCACCTTTCAGATTCCTGCCGCTGTACTCTACAAGAACCAGACCAGAAATCCAG AGAATCATGAAGATCCGCCTCTTAAAAGGCAGAGGACAGCTGAAGCCTTTTCAGATGAAAAAACACAAATTGCTTCAAACACTTAA